tcacagaagacgtcaaaatgtggtaagaacatcagtgacacactcggctatcgccttgtgtgccacttttttgttcttaccacattttgacgtcatctgtgatctattactgaacagacgcacggcaacatggaatctatttgttaaatatatatatatatatttatataataacccaagttattcacggattttgattggttcttgcctatgatctattagaggacagacgcacgattgacgtcaccatcagcttttatgcgaataaagtttaattctttattatataaaacaaatagattccatgttgccgtgggtctgttcagtaatagatcacagaagacgtcaaaatgtggtaagaacatcagtgacacactcggctatcgccttgtgtgccacttttttgttcttaccacattttgacgtcatctgtgatctattactgaacagacgcacggcaacatggaatctacttgttaaatatatatatatatatacaatatgtatacaatgtgccctcccggttgtcaccataatggctttatggcaactcctgaacttgggcacaggatgtacggtatatatatatatatatatatatatatatatatataaagttgcatataaactggagaggaagacaaaactgtGGTACACTCGACCCGTGACTTGGAGTTTGTCCAGTTTGTCCTTAGGCCCAACCAGTAGTTGGGATGTCGTAGCCTTTCAGGATTCTTCTCAGTTCTTCAGAGAACCCACGGATATACGGCATGACGACCGGGTATTTCTTCTTGCTGGTGCCGGAAGATGGTAGTGTCGCGCCTTGACTTGAAGGCTGTTGTTCCTCAGCGGGCTGTTTAGGGTCTTTCAGAAGCCAACTAGGGTAACCATTGTAGCTCAGAGCAGTCCTGACATGATCAATCTCCCCCTATCTGTCCTTGGGGTCACTAACGATGGATTCCGCGCGGTGGGCCAGGGTCCTAACCACTCCCCTCTTGTGTTCCAAGGGGTGGTTACTCTCAAAAttgaggtactggtctgtgtgcgtGGCCTTTCTGTAGACTCTCGTCTTTATGGCACCATCCTCATTGATCACGGACCACGTGTCCAGGAACGCAAGGGCTCTCCCCGTGTTGTTGTCTTCGGAGTGGGTCTCAACTTCTCCCTTGGtggtccacttgatgtcatcatctatgctgttgagatggtctgtgaactcttgggcgtaggccttctttagtttcgtatGGGTGTCGCCTACTTCCGAGGATGACGTCACCAACAAAACCAGTCATGTGACCAAGAGCTCAGGAGAGCTTGAAAGCTTATGAAAAGTAAGTCCACAAAATATCCGGAGTTTTCAAGTTTATGCTTCGCCTACTAGAAACTGGTCTGTTCAGCTCTCTCGCAGACAGTGCAAATACGGTGGAAACATGCTTTTTCCGCAGCCTGTTGGGAAAACTGCTAGAATATCTTCTCCCCTTTGCAGACTTATCACAGCGGTTTCCAGTTCTGGCTTCAAAATAATCGTTCTTTCTCTCGAAAATTAGGAAAGACAAAGCTAGATACTTACTGCTCGCTTCACATCTGTGGTTTCTCTTGCATGACCAACTCTGATAATCAAATAATTCATCACTGTTCTTTTGAAACCTACTCGACCAATCGGAAACCCCATCCGCTGGTGGACGGGATTTGACTTTTTGTTCTGAGAAAAGACTAGATGTCCGGCAGGCGGTGGTTTGTTCACTTGTCCCAGATCTTCCAACTTTCACCCATCCAATACAGCGACCAAAACACAAATTActgcctgcaagcaggctagcTAAAGTCATTAATGGAAGGTTGACCTATATTCCTGACACTATTAACAGAAGATGGAAACTGGTTTCTCTAAAGAAGTTGAAAAAGGCCAGGTTACCACCATTGGATGGTGGATGTTTCATGTGTTTGCCCTTGAGCGAATTGATTCTCATAACGTCTCAGCCTCAGTCATCCAATCTTTTTACGGTGGCAATTCAGCCTTTAACAACTCGTTTCACAacaccaaattttcttgtttcactctcccacccaTGCAGCACCACAGCAGTTTCCCTAAAAACTAACCCTTCATGTAGCAGAGCATGAGAAATTAAATGCATTTCAACATAACATACCTCCTAATAACCTTCCACCAAGTGATCTTGCATTAGCAAACATGTCAGCCCTTTCACCTTTAGAATAAAAAATGATCAAATAAAGTTTGCTGGAGTACCATCGCTGACTCCCCAGAGAAGACTCAGAGGATGACTCAGTGTGGTGGACAGCACATTGAAAATCCAGAGACTGTGGCTGTCACAGTGATGGCTGTGCTGCCTACTGTCACCAAGTGTCACTGGCATTTTCAACATCGCTGTCCTTACTGCTAGAAGTGCCACTGATACTGGCACCAATACTGGCATGGCCCCTACCACCAATATCGGCGCTGCTATTGGCAATGTTGCTTATACTGGCCACTGGCATGCCTATTTGTATGGCACTGACACTGGCTCCCAATATGACAGTGTCATTGATACTGATACTGCTACTGTCACTGACTCAGTCCTTGACTGCCACTATCATTTACGTGGTCATTGGCACAAAGTCGACATCACAGCCCATTGCTCTGGTAccaaaaatctaaaaaataaTGTCACTTGCACTGCCAATTTCGTTGTCTTTCTCTATAAACTAAAACTACCACTGTCACTGCCGCTGTTGTCACATTATATTACCATAATTGTCAGATACCACTTTttgtgatgtagcagctctcataaCGTACAATGTGACTGGCCTGCTATCCTaacaaacaaaagactaaacaattgaaacaattaCTTGGACTTAAAAataatagaagctgcttacaattaTACCAACCAATAGCAGGTTACAACAGCTGTTACACTACTGCTTTTTCCTACTAACTAATTGTTGCACTGTGTCACCAcgggcaccccaagctcagtgtgagcatggcctcATGGACTATTGACCCGCTTGCACGCTACGGGTctagttgttaaatattaaaatatcaaACCTCAATACATATCACTTGACCCTACCAAAGACTTGAGATTTTGATAGCCTTCTTAATATTTTGATAATATTATAACATcgtgataatatcatgatatatcaaagTATCAAACCTCATCACCTATCACTTGACCCTAGCAGAGACTTGATATTTTTATAGCCTTCTTGGTattttgataatatcatgagatCTTGATATTCAAGTACCTCTgcagaatatcaaaatatcattcCCTTCTATCAGTATCAAAACctcatgatattatcaaaaaACCTTCCAAGAAATGTATGAGaacaattttgatatatcaaaagTGATACGACCTATTGATATTTTGATGTTCTGCAATATTGCACCTCACTCAAAATATTCGAAGCACAATATCCTACaagaacaaagtttatttgcatgttaattccttgaaagcGTGAGTCAATATAGTCATGTCtggacccaggggaataaagacaATGGCGGTTGACAAAACTACAGTCTGCCACCCCAGTAgggttcagtttgttatcaacggtcagagccgtggccactttggtgTGGAAGCGTGTCTTAAGAAATCTGTTTTCCTGCAATATACCACTTGAGGTCGCTCTccggactgctattgcgttgatggtgggttgagatgaaagttcagtCTTTGTCAAGAGATTGTGATggggaattgtgaccgtgggtacattttatccaggaatatttgactcaaattggtggcacctgagaatttagtctccagccttgggattttattataccgttgacaaccacaaAATTGAGATATTGCTCAAATCGTATCGGATCTGGAAGATAACCACGTGTaggaaggaagctacccacaatggcaataaggttaggctgtTTAATTGAGaaatttttcatataattatcttcttaagctttttatcgggattcccatacaaattcttatatttttgttggccatgctcacactgagcttggggcacctgtgaTTGGGTCTGCTTCTAAAGTATGTGTCTGGGTTGATAACATAAATTGTCAATATATGGAAGGCACATGAAGAAAACTAATCAGTGCTGTTGCTACTTTTATCAATAATAACTTGACTAAAACCCCCAGGGGGAGGACTCTCAtttaaaaaggggagggatgctcatcagaaattttaaattaaacccctaaaggagacctatCTGGGTGTGGaccaggctttttttgacccctaaaagagaacACATTAAAACACGGATATATATAGAATAcagtgacttttaatgatggcaaagacattatcacgtaatactttcacctacgttaataaatataaaagtgtattttacacttttatatttcttcccgcgcaaccctaaaggagaccttcacggctacatatggtggcgttttgcccagaacaccctaagtgagaccaaaatccgaaatttacacccctaagcgagacgacgagcaacccctccccccccccccccaaaaaaaaaaaaaaagaaatctgttTTCTTACAAATCAAACAAATGAGAAATCGCCGAAAAGATTTTTCGGTCTGAGAAAGATACCTCCTCTGCACGCTGATTCATCTTCGTCATTTCGCCATCGCTCGAACTCCTCCACCTTAATAAGCAAGTCTTCTTTCTCCACTGAATTCAAGACCTCTTTCAGGATATCGAGTCGGCTAAATTCCAGATTGTTCTGAGTTTCCAGTTTTCTAAGCAAGGAGCGGGTATCGTTAATATTTCCCTCTATTTCCTCGAGTACTTGTCGTCTGCAAATTAAAATAAGTTGTTCCATTGCAATGCTCTCGTCGAGAGCTTCGCTGATCTGCTGAAGCAAATcgttgtatttttttcttttaatctgGAACTTTCCAGCTTCTCTAAACAAACGCCATTTTGCATGGACTCTCAAGATCTCCCTCAAGTTTTCTAATCGATCGATTCCTAAAGTATTGTtggcttccatttctttgaATAGCGTACGGATATTGGAAATATTCTGTTCGTTTCCATCTTGAATCTTGCCCTTGCACAAATACAGTAACTCAGTTATGTCAAGTTCTTCAAGACTGCGACTTATCGTTGTTAGTAAATTCCTATATTCTATGGATGACATTTCGTGGGAGAATACTTAGTGATCTTCATGAAATACTGTTTGTCTTCAATTCTAATTCGTTCTTATCAGCAGTGGAAAATGGCGGAAGTAATCTCCACTCGGGGCggcacaggcggcccagagtcggaaggtaaacaattataaaggatttgtatgggaatctcgataacagactgaaaagatatttacccgcaaaagttctaaATAAAAAAGCCGaactttattgtcgtggtgaatttgtcactcgtacctaatgcacctatcaatgttaagcccgaggggggggggggagggggggttgggcatggggtggggattttgacattttcattaaaaataattcaaccACCCCTGGGACAAAATAAGTGGTCAAAATGTCCACCCGGCAGCTAGTGAAGGTGGTAAATTGTCCTTTGTATGATCAAAATCGCCAGCCTGGGGACGTCCCAtacgatcaaaatccctacccaggggacagacctcacgatcaaactcccgtggccggagaagtgtgattttatgggcgagatgtgaggtgagctagaaattactttccagcctttcctttatttagttACGAGTGAGATCTCGgtaatttgagaagtcgcttaaatggcattcaatcaggcaaaaaaacacacaaaaagcgagaaattcaccacgacaataaagtacggcttttttattgagaacttttgcgggtaaatatcttttttagtctgttatcgagattcccatacaaaaccttataattgtttaccgtCCGACTCTGGGCGGCCTGTGAGGGCGGGGCTAGAGAAGAAACAGCGGATAACAGACAGCTCGTCTTTTAAAATTAACAAGACGCCTAtgagggcgtatccgtgggatgcacgaACAGTTAACGTAAATTGCCCAGTtaggcctggttttcactagcgacgcaagcataagcacaagcaacacacgcaggcgcatttacttgttgttaattagtgtctacaatctcgttcccagagtcgtCGTTCCTttgaccagcggtcgggaaaCGAACGACTCTGGAAAGATCTGATCTGAAGTCCGAAAATAGCGGACTTCCGGTTGAAAGTGCCCATGCTTGGCGGACAAGCTTCCAAAAAGTTCGAAAATGGCGAGTCTAGGAGAAACTTTGGAAATCTAGGATGCTGTAAAtgatggttttttttatttatttatttatttttttatttttttattatttatttagcttCGCCTAATTGGaatacaatataaatatataggTAAAAGTAGAAAAAATAAtacaaggagaaaagaaaaataaataaataaaattattaggcagggagaccactacagcatagccaattacagtggatccctcgttaattatttatataaaaatcgctttgatgatccatacgatgtttttgaaattcatatttaatcaatacatgtttcggatgaaacatcatcaatcgtcagttgacaaatgagaaataaactaaagttgagcaataaatagtgtaacaaagtgagatataacatgaataattaaggatgaaggcgagaacagaataaaaacacccaaccacgaaacaaaacagaaaaaaccaaactgttaggctaagaaaagaaactaattagtatgaaagggataaattaagatgtttgacttgggaatttaaagatggctgctcccaaaggatatgcatagCTTCTTTTATTTCCAAACTCCATAAAATCTACGATGGGAGGAATCAATTGATACACCAATGATTAATAAGCTACTAATATGTAAGCATGAAACTTGAGAGGAAACAAAGCGGAAGTCCAAATTGCTAGAAGCAGCACGTTAGCGGGCATAGGAGAGACCTCGCTGTGTTACACCTAGGACAGATTGTTCTCCAGGTTCTAATGTCGTCAACGTCGTACAAGTTCAGAGCCTTTTTATAATATTGAAGTAATAAACTTTTAAATGAAGCTAGAGAGATGTGCCTTGTGCGTAGCTCAGCGGGAAGAACATTCCATGCGCGGCACGCGCGTATGAAAAATGAACGTTGATAGGTAACAGTTCTACATGGGTTAGGAATATAAGTAATAGCACCGCTGCTCGATGTCCTAGTAGATCTCGCAAATTGTCTACTTACAGGTAAAGCTTCACTGTCTACGAAAACTAAGTTATTAACAGCTTTGTAGAAAAAAACCATGTCCAAATATTCATGCCAGTATGAGATGGGTAACAGATTTGTTAGTTGGAGGCGGGTCTTATAGGTTACATCACAACGGAAAGGGAGCTTCAAAATTAGTTTTGTTGCACGGCGCTGCACGTTTCCAACTCGTTTAAGTAGGCCAATAGACTGTGGCAACGTCGCATTCGAGCTGTTGTTGTGGATGAGGCAcattatacaaacgttggccgtacAAACGTTTGTATAAGCGTAACGttttcttgtacttgtacatgttcattgccgtgactttaacatcttcagttcccacggcctgctcccgtctgaccttgtagctcagtcggtagagcggcggagatctaacccgaaggtcgtgggttcaattcccaccctggtcagagtttttctctgtccttgtgtgggcccatttccatcagtagggctaacgctcacatggttcatatgggatagaaatctagcacttcaccttacactctatacATTTTGTGATTGACTGGTAAGCACAAATGTGTGACATCAAGTGTGACCTTTTATATTTGGTGCTACCAGTGAACCCTCCATGATAGTATTAAAACTCCCATTAACAGATTGAGGAATATTTGTATATGATATTTTCATATGGTCTTTTACTTATAATCACTAAGCCATGAAGAAGTTAAAATTCCCATAGGAAGAGATGGAGAATTACGATTCGAGAGCTTTCATGCatatgggaaaaaaaaattatttatcagTATATTTACGACTACCCTCTTATCACTGAAAAACTACAAGGTCCAAGTAAAGATAAAAAGTCAAGGCATACCAGTAATATCCAACCCAAGTGTGTTTCACCCAGtacctattttgttttgaagataATCAATGTTGAATGTTTCATCTTCTCTTaatcaaaacagaaaaacaaaatcacTTAAACGTTGCTTATATTGGTACATTCACAAGACTCCTCCTactaaaaggaaaaaggaactttatttaggtGTTtaatcgttctagcgctggagaaTTAATTGGGGTCACTGTAAACTGACATCAACAAATTAACTCAATTCAATCAAATTTGAGGAAAGGGGAGAagtggagtacccggagaaccaaaaaactcaacccacatatgacgcctagtctgggaattgaaccccgACCACATTGGTGGCAGGTGAGTGCTccgaccactgtgccatccctgcaccccgtcCACTGtcttaagaaataattttttttatggttCAGTTATTGAAAGAAAGGTCactgtctatatatatatacagtatcCCATATGTCCACCTAGATAATATTAAATGCGTGTTTTAGGAGCAGTCTTGCTCACTGATcaagttttgtttctttcatcCATTATCATTTTAGGAAGGATTTTAGACCTTCTTATGGAAAGCTTGGTATTTTGGGAAGTATTTTCCCTAAAGTACCATTGCTCGGGATGACAGCGACTGCAACAAGGAAGGCCTGCCGAGAAATCATAGAATCTCTTGGCATGTTTAACCCAGCGGAAGTTATTGGAAACCCTGACCGACCAAACTTTTACTTTTCAGCATCAACCAGACCAGACAGAGGCGAAGATAAATACAGAACAATCCTGGAACCTTTCGTTCAAAGCCTCAAGCAGGAAAGGGAAAATTTCCCTTTTACAGTTATTTTTGGAAACCTGGAAACAGTTTCTTcttgttataatttttttagtcATAGCATGGGCAATGATCAATATGCACCAAAAGATGCTTTACCTAAAGCAGAAAACAGGTTATTTACTCAGTTCCATGCACAGTaccctttgaaagaaaaagaaagaatcaTTGATGGTCTCATTAGAGGTACATCGAAGCTGAGACTCGTATTTGCCACTGTGGCCTTTAGTGTTGGACTAGACCTTGACTTCATCAGACAGGTTATTCACATAGGTGTGCCTTATAAAATGGAGGAATATTTCCAGGAGGCAAGAAGAGCTGGGAGGGATGGACTTCCTTCAAAGGCCCATGTGTTCTATAATGCATATGATATTTCAAAAGCAAGAAAACAACTGTCTCCTATTATGAGGAAATAATTATGTAAGTGAATCTGACAAGTGCAAAAGAGACATGATCCTAGAATACTTTGGATTTTCATCTTTCCCAAGAAATTCTGATGATCTTCACAACTGCTGTGATTATCATGAAAAATTTTGTACATGTGAGGACTGTTTACTTTCAAGTATGCAGTTAGTAATGAATCCTTCATCCCACAAGGAATCCCCTCAGGCTTCTGATGAGGAAATGCCTACTCGCCTTAATCTTACAGCTGAACAAAAGAGCAAACTTTATGAAAAACTTGTTAAGTTCAGGCTTTCACAATCTGGTCATGGCAGAACATCAGTTGGAACTACCAGTCTAAGTAGTGGTATAacaatagaaatgatcaatgaaTTTTATGAAAAGGCACACACCTTTTCTTCTGTAGAGGACATCGAGGAGAGACTTCCAGTTTTCAGTCACAATCATGAGGTGGCTTTCTGGAATGCACTTCAGGAAAGCCTCTCAGAGATGTTTAAATAGGTGAGAGCTTGATGTTGGTTTATGTTTAGTGACAGCAATGCACACATCCTTTAGTTGGCAGAAACTGTTGTAGACCTCtaaacattaataattatttttatcttgtATGGGGACATACGTTGTATCTTGCATATCCACATCTCACATGGAGAGAAATTTACATGTTATCTTATGTCAAAATAATTTGTATAAAATGCCATCTTTGAAAAGATGTGTATGATTTGGCAAGTTAAGATTCATGGCAAAGGATTGTGATCACTTTAAAAAGTATGCTGCAAGGCAACACCTGTATGCTAAGATGTAACATATGTGTCCCTTGCACATGTACTTTCTGGAGACTTTGCAGGAAATAAGGAAAGGATAGAAAATTGAAAACACTACAGATCCCCATGAAATAAATTGCCTTAAATTTCTCTCACGTTGTCCGACTCGTCAAGATCAGGCCTTGATCACTCGCACCCGTTTTACATTGGAGAGtaaattaaagtgaaaaaaatagaaatgatcCAGAATACTCGCGCGATTTGGCAAGTACATTTTTGACCAGGACAGAAAaccaagtttctttttaaaggcCTTAAGCCAAATGTATGCAAATGAAAGGAGTATGCAACCCCTATACATTGAGTGATTAGCAAACGTTTGCCACAGTCACCTCATTTTCAGCCATATTGAAGATCTCTTGTCTGAGTCCTGAAGATCTCTTGTCGTCTGAGTCCTGAAGTCCTGAGGTCTAAGTCCTGATCATGACCAAGAAACATTCAGTGTTAAGCAACTTTATGCTGTAATCCAATTGGGAAAGTGAAactttaaaaatgaaatgtggGGTCAAAAGTTAGTGTCAAGCCCTGATTAGATGGTGGCTTAATTAAATCACCATAAGACCTCTTACACATTGTAGTTAACATGGTTAAAAACCACAATCCTTAAATACTcaggttattatttttttgttagatGTATATCTTGCATATCTTAGTAACATGCATCTACAGTGTAAAACCCCATTATAAAGCAATTCTGATGTTCATGTGCACTAAAGGGTGTATAAAACCTAGCTTAATGCCCCAGATAttaaactacatgtagtaaTTTACTATGAATCTCAGTTGAGTTCAGTGCTGGGAAGTTTTGCGTCAAAGTTTCAGTGTTTGAATTCCCATGTTGTTAAGAGCAACTTGCTTTGTTTCCAAGTCTGAGTAACTTCTAGGGCCTTGACGTCATAAGCAATGAAGCGCGGCCAAAATCTACATATCAAAGtaaaagtctgctacgagcctagacggcccatcaggccggtgcTTATCTCCGGTTGCAAATCTACAAATGGTAATGGTTAAATCAAGCTGGTGACCATAAACAGTCAAATTACATCAAAACCTGAAAAGTTACCCTTGCAAACAaagcaagttgcccttgacaacatgggAACTCAAACACCTAAACACAATTTCCCTAGTGTCATACTGAACTGAGAATCGTATTAACTGTgtagttttttgtttcaaagaggTTAAACTAAAGGTTGTCAGTCAAATCGTCACTGTCCATGGATGAATCGCTATCCTCTTTATCTGCATCGTCATCATCTAGACAATTCATGTCCGCAAATAGTTAATTTCCGATGGTGGCGCGTAAGCCAAGAGTGCAAAAGGGATACATTTAGCTTATCCAGTGGTGTCTTCGTAATTTCAGGGAAGGAGTTTAGCATTCTACCTGGTTGGTGCTTGAATGGCACATTTTTATGAATAACAGCAAGCATATCCCTCACATCATCTGTTGTACAAGCATGTGTGTGCTTTGTAGTTTCTGGTGGAATATTGCATTCCCTGTCATATGCATTGGAAAACTCTTTCATTCCGTAGGATGCCTTTGAACACCTCTCCACAGCTTTGAGGGTTTTATTTACCCCTAAATCTTTCAGAATGACTTTGTTGTCACAGATTAAGTGCTCCATCTTGAGGTCGTTGGCATAGTTTTTGCCAGTCCCTCCTCTGGGGTTAACAAATTGACCATGAAGTACACGATGAGCCATTTTTTCTGTTAGTAGAGCCTTGGTACAGGTAATAAACCTCATTGCCTCAAAAGCATACTTCATACCTCCCGACCAGCATCGGTAGTACAGCATAAGTAGTTTCCAGTTAATTAAGCTTCGCTCTCCACCACCCTCAGCCTCTGTGTCATTCAACTGCATCAAGAACACACCTAACTGGATTACCTGTAAGCCATAATTGAGCAGCCGATCCTCTCTTTCACTGTAAGGAATACCAGAAACACTGCTTTGCAGTTCAGGCCCAGATGGTGTTTCCTGTAGTGGAACACTTGCTTGGGCAGTTGTGGGTGGATTGAAGCTTGCCATCAAAGTCTTTGGCCACAGAATTTGTTGCCCACATGACAGTTTATGCGTGGCATAAGCTTCCACGTGGTATATATTGACAGGAGGCAACTGTGGTGAGGATAACACAGCTGGTTCAGCACTCAGCTTGAGAATTGTCCAACCACTCCAACTGCAAGCACCTGGTGCTCAGTTGTTTGCTTTTCCAAAAGCAGCACAACCTGACCTGTAATAAAGACATTAAAAACATGTCATATTCTCTGATAAATGAAATAGTTGTCATCACTCAGTAAGTTCAGGTAAATTATGAGCTGCTTTAGACTaatgacaatattattattttcttccaCGAAAAACTACTTTAGACAGAtaagttaaaaatttatttctgGTATAACAACCATATAGTCAAACTTTCTTACCTGGGGGGAATAAATTGCCAGTGTTAGCTGGAGTCATTGTTTGCCTGTTGTGACCCTGTTCTTTCTCCTTTCTTCGTTTCTCATTATCTTCTTCCCACTTTTTTTCGATGTCAAATTCTGTTAACGCAAACTCGTCAACAAATTTGCCAAGGTAGCCCTGGAGGAACTGCCACTGTTCTTCAATGGATGCAtcttttttcagcatttttgtGACATAGGTGGGTGTTTCAGTTGTGCTATTTATTTTAGACCATGTGAGGAATGCAGAACTTAAATAGGACTTGGTGGCAGAAAGCATTAATGACTCACAGCTTGCATAATTTTTTGTGACATCTGATGGCACATTCACAAGTTTGAAACTCTGTCGTAGGTGATACAACGTCCCAACTTCTCGGCCACAAGATGGTGTTGCCTTGTATAGTTCCTCCCACACAAACTGAAAAGAGAATAAAGATGAATACGTATTGTATAGTACAAAACTAGACTGTTAGTAGTGT
The sequence above is a segment of the Montipora foliosa isolate CH-2021 chromosome 2, ASM3666993v2, whole genome shotgun sequence genome. Coding sequences within it:
- the LOC137991127 gene encoding ATP-dependent DNA helicase Q4-like, whose product is MTATATRKACREIIESLGMFNPAEVIGNPDRPNFYFSASTRPDRGEDKYRTILEPFVQSLKQERENFPFTVIFGNLETVSSCYNFFSHSMGNDQYAPKDALPKAENRLFTQFHAQYPLKEKERIIDGLIRGTSKLRLVFATVAFSVGLDLDFIRQVIHIGVPYKMEEYFQEARRAGRDGLPSKAHVFYNAYDISKARKQLSPIMRK